The following proteins are co-located in the Microbacterium sp. SORGH_AS_0888 genome:
- a CDS encoding PLP-dependent aminotransferase family protein: MRDDALQVAHDGRAAFLPPATATAVVVRMRGRGARAVVAAIEEMIADGSLAVGQRLPSIRGIAHAAGMSPTTVTDAWHTLHRNGMLHTEGRRGTHVSFLAPSGAPGSWRLQRDAVVARDLSSGSPDPDLLPEVHLSGDELASLFRRSSYHGAVVEPELESAIRAAWGEDYRPERLTVVDGSLDAIDRLTSMLLAPGDVVIIEEPTYPPLWQMLRRLRCVARTVDIDRDGPRPTRLRLAMASRPRLFVYQPRAQNPTGASITPERLAAIAEILRCQPDTLVVELDSVGSVAHAPALSLADHLPDRVVRIHGFSKSHAPDLRLAAVGGPAQIIDRLEERRLLGPAWSSRALQHVLAHLLESPTAQRSVEEARTTYRRRSRAFASALRERGIPVEDADGLNVWVPVPDAAATLTRMARDGIAVASGAPFHATPYGPEYCRVTTAVLPEDAAAEVADILVRAVRADPGSPRLVN; this comes from the coding sequence ATGAGAGACGACGCCCTGCAGGTCGCGCACGACGGCCGCGCCGCGTTCCTCCCGCCTGCCACGGCCACCGCGGTCGTCGTACGGATGAGGGGACGCGGCGCGCGAGCGGTCGTCGCCGCGATCGAGGAGATGATCGCGGACGGCTCGCTCGCCGTCGGCCAGCGGCTGCCGAGCATCCGCGGCATCGCCCATGCGGCGGGGATGAGCCCCACGACCGTCACCGACGCCTGGCACACGCTGCACCGCAACGGCATGCTCCACACCGAGGGCCGTCGCGGCACGCACGTCTCGTTCCTGGCACCCTCGGGCGCACCGGGCTCCTGGCGGCTCCAGCGCGACGCCGTCGTCGCCCGTGACCTGTCCTCCGGGTCGCCGGACCCGGATCTCCTCCCCGAGGTGCACCTCAGCGGGGACGAGCTGGCGTCACTGTTCCGCCGGTCCAGCTACCACGGCGCCGTCGTCGAGCCCGAGCTCGAGTCGGCGATCCGCGCGGCCTGGGGCGAGGACTACCGTCCCGAGCGTCTGACCGTGGTCGACGGGTCGCTGGACGCGATCGACCGGCTGACGTCGATGCTGCTTGCGCCGGGCGACGTGGTCATCATCGAGGAGCCCACGTATCCGCCGCTGTGGCAGATGCTCCGCCGCCTGCGATGCGTCGCTCGCACGGTCGACATCGACCGCGACGGACCGCGCCCGACACGCCTCCGCCTCGCGATGGCATCGCGCCCCCGACTGTTCGTGTACCAGCCTCGCGCCCAGAACCCCACCGGCGCGTCGATCACCCCGGAGCGGCTCGCCGCGATCGCCGAGATCCTCCGGTGCCAGCCGGACACGCTCGTCGTGGAGCTCGACAGCGTGGGATCCGTCGCACACGCGCCGGCGTTGTCGCTGGCCGATCATCTGCCGGACCGTGTCGTGCGGATCCACGGGTTCTCCAAGTCGCATGCCCCCGACCTCCGACTCGCCGCCGTGGGCGGCCCCGCGCAGATCATCGACCGGTTGGAGGAGCGGCGCCTGCTCGGACCCGCCTGGAGCTCGAGGGCGCTGCAGCACGTGCTGGCGCACCTCCTGGAGTCGCCGACGGCGCAGCGCAGCGTGGAAGAGGCGCGCACGACCTACCGCCGTCGCAGCCGAGCCTTCGCCTCCGCGCTGCGGGAGCGGGGCATCCCCGTCGAGGACGCGGACGGCCTGAACGTGTGGGTCCCCGTTCCGGATGCCGCGGCGACGCTGACACGGATGGCCCGCGACGGGATCGCCGTCGCCTCCGGCGCCCCGTTCCACGCGACTCCGTACGGCCCCGAGTACTGTCGGGTCACGACCGCCGTGCTCCCCGAGGACGCCGCGGCCGAGGTCGCCGACATCCTGGTCCGCGCCGTACGGGCCGACCCGGGGTCGCCGCGGCTCGTCAACTGA
- a CDS encoding SDR family NAD(P)-dependent oxidoreductase, which yields MTTSSAHRVPERAAPTFPAHRGRRILVTGGANGIGAATVERLVAEGALVAVVDVDGPGVDRLRARLGQSVVGVVADLADVGGIPGIVAQAAARLGGLDGVVGNAGIVRIRPAREHTVEDWHTQLDLNLVGSFEAARASVPFLLAGERERSIVFVSSESGKRGHIDMVAYNASKAAMISMTRVLAEEWAPLDINVNGVCPGGVPTAMLRDVAEHYAEGDAAAAASMFDAMVPARLGRHVTPDEVARVISFLLSPAAQAIRGQSINVDGGDAPY from the coding sequence GTGACGACCTCGTCTGCTCACCGCGTCCCCGAGCGCGCGGCTCCGACCTTTCCCGCGCACCGGGGTCGGCGCATCCTGGTCACCGGCGGGGCGAACGGCATCGGTGCCGCCACGGTCGAGAGGCTCGTCGCCGAGGGGGCGCTCGTGGCCGTCGTGGATGTCGACGGCCCGGGCGTCGACCGGCTGCGGGCCCGGCTCGGGCAGAGCGTCGTGGGCGTCGTCGCCGACCTCGCGGATGTCGGCGGCATCCCCGGGATCGTGGCGCAGGCCGCCGCGCGGCTCGGCGGGCTGGACGGCGTCGTGGGCAACGCCGGGATCGTGCGGATCCGGCCGGCGCGCGAGCACACGGTCGAGGACTGGCACACGCAGCTCGATCTCAATCTCGTGGGCTCCTTCGAGGCGGCACGCGCGTCCGTCCCCTTCCTGCTCGCCGGCGAGCGTGAGCGGAGCATCGTCTTCGTCTCGTCCGAGTCGGGAAAGCGCGGCCACATCGACATGGTCGCCTACAACGCGTCGAAGGCGGCGATGATCAGCATGACGCGGGTGCTCGCCGAGGAATGGGCGCCCCTGGACATCAACGTGAACGGCGTGTGCCCGGGCGGAGTGCCCACCGCGATGCTGAGAGACGTCGCCGAACACTACGCGGAGGGCGACGCGGCGGCTGCCGCGTCGATGTTCGACGCCATGGTGCCCGCGCGGCTCGGCCGTCATGTCACCCCCGACGAGGTCGCGCGCGTGATCTCGTTCCTGCTGTCGCCGGCGGCGCAGGCGATCCGCGGGCAGTCGATCAACGTCGACGGCGGCGACGCGCCGTACTGA
- a CDS encoding cupin domain-containing protein — protein sequence MTQGDRGGMTAEDIARELGLSPIPVEGGRFGQTWADEHSSAIVFLVTPEDFSGLHVLPSPEVWFHHDGAPVRMLLLHPGGQVSEPVLGSDLASGQLPQVAVPPGVCMAAEPLGDWALLGTYMSPPYEESTVVFPSGRELVERYPAAASRIARLARD from the coding sequence ATGACACAGGGCGACAGGGGCGGCATGACCGCCGAGGACATCGCACGGGAGCTGGGACTCTCGCCGATCCCGGTGGAAGGGGGTCGTTTCGGACAGACCTGGGCGGATGAGCATTCCTCGGCGATCGTGTTCCTCGTCACGCCGGAGGACTTCTCCGGGCTGCACGTCCTCCCCTCTCCCGAAGTGTGGTTCCACCACGACGGCGCCCCCGTGCGCATGCTCCTGCTCCATCCGGGCGGGCAGGTGTCAGAGCCTGTGCTCGGCAGCGACCTCGCGTCCGGGCAGCTGCCCCAGGTGGCCGTCCCGCCCGGCGTGTGCATGGCGGCCGAGCCGCTGGGGGACTGGGCGCTGCTGGGGACCTACATGTCGCCTCCTTACGAGGAGAGCACCGTGGTGTTCCCCTCCGGTCGTGAGCTCGTCGAGCGCTATCCCGCCGCGGCGTCGCGCATCGCGCGCCTCGCGCGCGACTGA
- a CDS encoding BMP family ABC transporter substrate-binding protein codes for MRSSLFTRAQRGVALLLVTVAALALAACSSGGADPGATGSGGSVIFVHDQQAGDGSVTDSTIAGVKAFATQQGWTSSDVYVADSANYESTLRNAADAGPKMIVTEFYRITDATNAVAKEYPDIKFLHLYADEVKPPISNLLTVGYDTYKLMYVSGILAATFSSTGKVGMVMGDTQPLIAADYNAFKAGAQAAAPGIQVSYGVVGNYDDAAKAQEVAEQLYGTGVDVIQTDAGGADAGTIAAAQAAPGRYIVASSLSALTDAAAVTLAVSGLEFSDSVLETAPMLLASDFSGGHYATGVGDALKLTYPKSAPNTGISAAYDKALAAVNAALPDIKSGATEVPFVNTVG; via the coding sequence ATGCGCAGTTCCCTGTTCACACGAGCGCAGCGAGGCGTCGCGCTGCTGCTCGTGACCGTCGCCGCTCTCGCGCTCGCCGCGTGCTCCTCGGGAGGCGCCGACCCCGGCGCGACCGGCAGCGGCGGATCCGTCATCTTCGTGCACGACCAGCAGGCCGGCGACGGCTCGGTCACCGACAGCACGATCGCCGGCGTCAAGGCCTTCGCCACCCAGCAGGGCTGGACCAGCTCGGACGTCTATGTCGCCGACTCCGCGAACTACGAGTCCACGCTGCGCAACGCCGCAGACGCCGGACCCAAGATGATCGTGACGGAGTTCTACCGCATCACCGACGCGACGAACGCAGTCGCGAAGGAATACCCCGACATCAAGTTCCTCCACCTCTACGCGGACGAGGTCAAGCCCCCGATCAGCAACCTCCTCACGGTCGGATACGACACCTACAAGCTCATGTACGTGTCCGGGATCCTCGCGGCGACCTTCAGCTCCACCGGCAAGGTCGGCATGGTGATGGGTGACACGCAGCCCCTGATCGCCGCCGACTACAACGCGTTCAAGGCGGGCGCCCAGGCCGCGGCCCCCGGGATCCAGGTCAGCTACGGCGTGGTGGGCAACTACGACGACGCCGCGAAGGCGCAGGAGGTCGCCGAGCAGCTCTACGGCACCGGAGTCGACGTCATCCAGACGGACGCCGGTGGTGCGGATGCCGGCACGATCGCCGCCGCGCAGGCGGCGCCCGGGCGATACATCGTCGCCAGCAGCCTCTCCGCTCTCACGGATGCCGCGGCCGTCACGCTGGCCGTCAGCGGGCTCGAGTTCTCCGACTCGGTGCTGGAGACGGCGCCGATGCTGCTCGCGTCCGACTTCTCCGGTGGACACTACGCGACCGGCGTCGGCGACGCGCTGAAGCTCACCTACCCGAAGTCGGCGCCCAACACCGGGATCTCCGCCGCCTACGACAAGGCGCTCGCCGCGGTCAACGCCGCGCTGCCCGACATCAAGAGCGGCGCCACCGAGGTGCCCTTCGTCAACACCGTCGGATAG
- a CDS encoding ABC transporter ATP-binding protein yields the protein MPQSPSIDCADITVAFGDFLALDRVDVSFEPGKIHALVGQNGAGKTTLARVIAGLVPATAGHVAADGEVVANGAVLASRAHGIEMVHQSFALPPSMTVAEALEYGSTRRSGKIFSRRRLNAFWQRYLDESGVAVSAEAKLRKLPIESLQAIEIARALAGDARTLILDEPTAVLPPDAISRLFDRVRRLRDSGVTVIIVLHKVREVLEIADTVTVLRRGQLIVRTVPVGTLSAADFAATIVGTPVEGADAPSLLGATSLAEPVAAAPSPAAPAGPGTALVQLREVTSAPSDGGSRLSRVDLELFGGQIVGVAGVEGNGQVALAETIAGIVDIRSGELRIAGTTATALDPLRRRALGLRIIPFDRNTQGLSGSTPLWQNWAVPLMVGSRRRRGPMRPAVLKAEADAALRRWDVRFRSVNQKASELSGGNAQKVIMARELDADAKVIIAAQPTRGLDLGAVEGVWRALRDARDGGAAVLLISSDLDELIGICDRIIVLLSGEIVLDEAGGHDMPYDMAAIGRAMTGAAA from the coding sequence ATGCCTCAGAGCCCCAGCATCGACTGCGCGGACATCACCGTCGCGTTCGGCGACTTCCTTGCGCTCGATCGCGTCGACGTCTCCTTCGAGCCCGGCAAGATCCACGCGCTCGTGGGCCAGAACGGCGCCGGCAAGACGACGCTCGCCCGGGTCATCGCGGGCCTCGTGCCTGCGACGGCGGGGCACGTCGCCGCCGACGGCGAGGTCGTGGCCAACGGTGCCGTGCTCGCGTCCCGCGCGCACGGCATCGAGATGGTGCACCAGAGCTTCGCGCTGCCGCCGTCGATGACCGTCGCCGAGGCGCTCGAGTACGGCTCGACGAGGCGATCGGGGAAGATCTTCAGCCGACGGCGGCTCAACGCCTTCTGGCAGCGCTACCTCGACGAGTCCGGAGTCGCCGTCTCCGCCGAGGCCAAGCTCCGGAAGCTCCCGATCGAGTCGCTGCAGGCCATCGAGATCGCCCGCGCGCTCGCCGGAGACGCCCGGACCCTCATCCTCGACGAACCCACCGCCGTCCTGCCGCCCGATGCGATCTCCCGGCTGTTCGATCGGGTGCGACGGCTCCGAGACAGCGGCGTGACGGTGATCATCGTCCTGCACAAGGTGCGCGAGGTCCTCGAGATCGCCGACACCGTGACGGTGCTGCGCCGCGGGCAGCTGATCGTGCGCACGGTGCCGGTGGGCACCCTGAGCGCGGCGGACTTCGCGGCGACGATCGTCGGGACACCGGTGGAGGGTGCGGATGCGCCGTCCCTCCTCGGGGCGACGTCCCTCGCCGAGCCGGTAGCCGCCGCGCCGTCGCCCGCCGCGCCGGCCGGACCGGGCACCGCCCTGGTGCAGCTGCGAGAGGTGACGAGCGCTCCCTCGGACGGCGGCTCGCGGCTCTCGCGCGTCGACCTCGAGCTGTTCGGCGGACAGATCGTGGGCGTCGCCGGGGTCGAAGGCAACGGTCAGGTCGCCTTGGCCGAGACCATCGCGGGCATCGTCGACATCCGGTCGGGCGAGCTGCGCATCGCCGGCACGACGGCGACCGCGCTCGACCCGCTCCGGCGCCGAGCCCTCGGGCTGCGGATCATCCCGTTCGATCGCAACACGCAGGGCCTCAGCGGATCGACGCCTCTCTGGCAGAACTGGGCGGTGCCGTTGATGGTGGGCAGCCGTCGTCGCCGGGGCCCGATGCGTCCCGCCGTGCTGAAGGCCGAGGCGGACGCCGCGCTGCGCCGCTGGGACGTGCGATTCCGTTCCGTCAATCAGAAGGCCTCGGAGCTGTCCGGCGGAAACGCGCAGAAGGTCATCATGGCGAGAGAGCTCGATGCCGACGCGAAGGTCATCATCGCCGCCCAACCCACCCGGGGACTCGACCTGGGCGCCGTGGAGGGGGTCTGGCGGGCACTGCGGGACGCGCGCGACGGCGGCGCCGCCGTCCTCCTCATCTCCTCCGACCTCGATGAGCTGATCGGCATCTGCGATCGCATCATCGTGCTGCTCAGCGGCGAGATCGTGCTCGACGAGGCGGGCGGCCACGACATGCCCTACGACATGGCAGCCATCGGACGCGCGATGACGGGAGCCGCGGCATGA
- a CDS encoding ABC transporter permease, giving the protein MNGATLTVLRRVAPIVAAVAIFVVVLQIAGFAGGDVVGAIVKGSVGTPNALLQSLRWSIPLIIMGLGAVVSFRAGFFNVGGLGQFYLGAIGATAVAVGIPAAVPSWVAIPCAIAAGALMGMIWSLIPGILRVFFGADEVVTTIMANFIAQYLLLYLVSGPLMDRSSATAQGAASPPIPEAFRISTSNGISPVTIGILVVVIAGVAFLILRTSFGVLSGIAGRNSAMLQWQGVKVRRIGLQAFALSGALAGLAGAMEILGPTGKLMQGISPQVGNNAMLVALVAGLSVAGTVFAAWFFAMLTAASLFLPIAVSLPASAIVVLNGIIAILVTAQVKLPRRWRRRRVAAAVPAQAEGER; this is encoded by the coding sequence ATGAACGGCGCGACGCTCACGGTCCTGCGCCGGGTGGCTCCGATCGTCGCGGCCGTCGCGATCTTCGTCGTGGTGCTGCAGATCGCCGGCTTCGCCGGCGGAGACGTGGTCGGCGCCATCGTGAAGGGCTCGGTGGGAACCCCGAACGCGCTGCTGCAGTCGCTCCGGTGGTCGATCCCGCTCATCATCATGGGACTCGGCGCCGTCGTGAGCTTCCGCGCCGGGTTCTTCAACGTCGGCGGCCTCGGGCAGTTCTATCTCGGGGCGATCGGAGCCACGGCCGTCGCGGTGGGCATTCCCGCCGCGGTGCCGAGCTGGGTCGCGATCCCGTGCGCGATCGCCGCCGGCGCGCTCATGGGAATGATCTGGTCGCTGATCCCGGGCATCCTTCGTGTGTTCTTCGGCGCCGACGAGGTGGTCACCACGATCATGGCGAACTTCATCGCGCAGTACCTCCTGCTCTACCTCGTCTCCGGACCCCTGATGGACCGTTCCAGCGCCACGGCGCAGGGCGCGGCGAGCCCTCCGATCCCCGAGGCCTTCCGCATCTCGACCAGCAACGGGATCTCTCCCGTCACGATCGGCATCCTGGTCGTCGTCATCGCGGGCGTCGCCTTCCTCATCCTTCGGACGTCCTTCGGCGTGCTCAGCGGCATCGCCGGCCGCAACAGCGCGATGCTCCAGTGGCAGGGCGTGAAGGTCCGCCGCATCGGGCTTCAGGCGTTCGCCCTCTCGGGAGCGCTGGCCGGTCTCGCCGGAGCGATGGAGATCCTGGGGCCGACCGGCAAGCTCATGCAGGGGATCTCGCCGCAGGTCGGCAACAACGCCATGCTCGTCGCGCTGGTCGCGGGACTCTCCGTGGCCGGCACCGTCTTCGCGGCCTGGTTCTTCGCCATGCTCACGGCGGCCAGCCTGTTCCTGCCCATCGCGGTCTCGCTGCCGGCCTCGGCGATCGTCGTGTTGAACGGGATCATCGCGATCCTCGTGACCGCGCAGGTGAAGCTGCCCCGTCGATGGCGCCGACGCCGCGTCGCGGCGGCGGTGCCGGCGCAGGCGGAAGGGGAACGCTGA
- a CDS encoding nucleoside hydrolase, whose product MTAFEPEPSTGLGGLFPPLELRGVHRDGPAPGGRRRVIIDTDPGQDDAIAILLALASVELEVLGLSIVAGNVPLASTVQAARAVVELADRRDVPIHAGSSRPLRRQLVTAEHVHGDTGLDGPELPPPTVAVSDEHAVDFIVRSLRGAEPGEITLVTLGPLTNIALAFSRAPEIIPRVREIVMVIGSLHEGGNITPLADFNCYVDPDAADVVLRSGAPIVAIPMDATHSMRTTDVRLDRLAANGNRCSLAAVEMLRFSQVFDVEKYGWDAGPLHDPCAVLYLIRPDLFTGRRVNVCAVTDGSVSVGMTIVDWWGVSGRPANVDFMRDVEVQPAFDLLTERLSLLP is encoded by the coding sequence ATGACAGCGTTCGAGCCTGAGCCGTCCACCGGTCTGGGCGGTCTCTTCCCGCCGCTCGAGCTGCGCGGCGTGCATCGGGACGGCCCCGCCCCCGGCGGGCGGCGGCGGGTGATCATCGACACCGATCCCGGCCAGGACGACGCGATCGCCATCCTGCTGGCGTTGGCGAGCGTCGAGCTGGAGGTGCTCGGACTCAGCATCGTCGCCGGCAACGTGCCGCTGGCCTCGACCGTGCAGGCGGCACGTGCCGTCGTCGAGCTGGCGGACCGCCGCGACGTCCCGATCCACGCCGGAAGCAGCCGTCCCCTCCGTCGTCAGCTGGTGACGGCGGAGCACGTGCACGGCGACACCGGGCTCGACGGACCCGAGCTCCCGCCCCCCACGGTCGCTGTCAGCGACGAGCACGCCGTCGACTTCATCGTGCGCTCGCTTCGCGGCGCGGAGCCGGGGGAGATCACGCTCGTCACCCTCGGTCCGTTGACCAACATCGCGCTGGCGTTCTCGCGCGCGCCGGAGATCATCCCCCGGGTGCGGGAGATCGTGATGGTGATCGGAAGCCTGCACGAGGGCGGCAACATCACGCCGCTCGCCGACTTCAACTGCTACGTCGACCCGGACGCGGCCGACGTCGTGCTTCGCAGCGGGGCGCCCATCGTCGCCATCCCGATGGATGCCACGCACTCGATGCGCACGACCGACGTGCGGCTGGACCGGCTCGCCGCGAACGGCAACCGGTGCTCGCTCGCCGCCGTCGAGATGCTCCGCTTCTCGCAGGTGTTCGACGTCGAGAAGTACGGCTGGGATGCGGGGCCGCTCCACGACCCGTGCGCCGTGCTCTACCTGATCCGCCCCGACCTGTTCACCGGGCGTCGCGTGAACGTCTGCGCGGTCACGGACGGCTCGGTCTCGGTCGGGATGACGATCGTCGACTGGTGGGGGGTCTCCGGGCGTCCCGCCAACGTCGACTTCATGCGTGACGTCGAGGTGCAGCCGGCCTTCGACCTGCTGACCGAGAGGCTCTCGCTGCTGCCATGA
- a CDS encoding nucleoside hydrolase: protein MTARPTLVFTDPGQDQAAALYAMLAAPEAFDVRAVIASAGNIDVDTAARNARMLLDAAGRSDIPVHRGNPAPLAGSLVTASHVHGATGLDGYDFPEPSVPPDPEDGASAAARLLAGAAVGEYTVVCLSPMTTLAAAILQDPGARDGVGQIIAFLGAYFEGGNITPAAEFNCFVDPHAAHVVLTSGVPLTLLSLDVSHGLRATPERLRSFEGTGTVCGGIVADLLRFSEAFDLRKYGWDGAPLHGPSVPLALLEPGLFSGRRVSVRVETTKGPAYGALSVDWWSVTDESPNALYLAGADADGYFALLTELYGRLP from the coding sequence ATGACCGCGCGCCCCACCCTCGTGTTCACCGACCCCGGCCAGGACCAGGCCGCGGCGCTCTACGCCATGCTGGCGGCGCCCGAGGCGTTCGATGTCCGTGCCGTGATCGCCTCGGCCGGCAACATCGACGTCGACACGGCGGCGCGCAACGCGCGGATGCTCCTCGACGCCGCCGGGCGATCCGACATCCCGGTCCACCGGGGCAACCCGGCGCCGCTGGCCGGCAGCCTGGTCACGGCCTCGCACGTGCACGGGGCGACCGGCCTGGACGGCTACGACTTCCCGGAGCCGTCGGTGCCGCCGGACCCCGAGGACGGAGCGTCGGCCGCTGCACGGCTGCTGGCCGGCGCGGCCGTCGGCGAGTACACGGTGGTCTGCCTGTCCCCGATGACGACGCTCGCCGCCGCCATCCTCCAGGATCCCGGCGCGCGCGACGGCGTCGGCCAGATCATCGCGTTCCTGGGCGCGTACTTCGAGGGCGGCAACATCACCCCCGCCGCGGAGTTCAACTGCTTCGTCGACCCTCATGCCGCGCACGTCGTGCTGACCTCCGGCGTGCCGCTCACGCTGCTCAGCCTCGACGTGAGCCATGGGCTGCGTGCGACTCCCGAGCGGCTCCGATCCTTCGAGGGGACGGGCACGGTCTGCGGCGGCATCGTCGCCGACCTGCTGAGGTTCTCGGAGGCTTTCGACCTGCGCAAGTACGGCTGGGACGGCGCGCCCCTCCACGGTCCGAGCGTGCCCCTGGCGTTGCTGGAGCCGGGCCTGTTCTCCGGTCGCAGGGTCAGCGTGCGCGTCGAGACCACGAAGGGGCCCGCCTACGGCGCGCTGTCGGTGGACTGGTGGTCCGTCACCGACGAGTCGCCCAACGCGCTCTACCTGGCGGGCGCGGACGCCGACGGCTACTTCGCGCTGCTCACCGAGCTGTACGGGAGGCTCCCGTGA
- a CDS encoding VOC family protein gives MTPSRPLNELIRDVAILVSDVDRSVAFYRDVLGFRLEHRMPGFADFVGPQVRLALWERAHFSSHIGFDPGTDGGGPQVMIAVHLPAPSDVDAQHRMLLDRGVDVIRAPADYRAWNARALYFRGPDGEVWELYAWFDGGEPGEL, from the coding sequence GTGACACCGTCCCGCCCGCTCAACGAGCTGATCCGGGATGTCGCGATCCTCGTCTCCGACGTCGATCGCTCGGTCGCGTTCTACCGGGACGTGCTGGGCTTCCGTCTGGAGCACCGCATGCCGGGGTTCGCCGATTTCGTCGGTCCGCAGGTTCGGCTGGCGCTGTGGGAGCGTGCCCACTTCTCCTCCCACATCGGCTTCGACCCCGGCACGGACGGCGGCGGCCCGCAGGTCATGATCGCCGTCCACCTGCCGGCTCCCTCGGACGTCGACGCCCAGCACCGGATGCTGCTCGATCGGGGAGTGGACGTCATCCGCGCGCCCGCCGACTACCGGGCGTGGAATGCGCGGGCGCTGTACTTCCGTGGCCCCGACGGCGAGGTGTGGGAGCTCTACGCCTGGTTCGACGGCGGCGAGCCGGGAGAGCTCTGA
- a CDS encoding thymidine phosphorylase, whose product MTTPSNAGRFSPQAVIRRKRDGEELHADEIRRFVAGVTDGTVAPAQLGAFTMATYLNGMTPEETMSLVLAMRDSGSTIDWRDHGVDPRLVVEKHSSGGVGDEKVTLLVVPILAALGLVVPNMSAWGLDYCPGECDMLDAVPGYVAQPRLAEFAGIVARTGGGISGPTPDLAPADTEIFRVRDVSATVESVPLIAGSILSKKLSVSPSGVVISVGCGDGAFMHTLDEARSLAIAMRDVLTRVGIPSVLLITDLESVLGTSVGSAVEMLEVVDFLTGAARDRRVRELVEALCVEALVLTGRVADAARGAELVAEALSSGAAAAKFDEILHAQGGPAGFTERAADILPAAAVVRPVHAGSDGWLAGMNTTEVGLTLVQLGGGRVEPGAAIDVTVGFTGFAQIGDPLDESHPICVLHARSEEEWEAAAARLRAAMSVSDTSVPQAGSIVRERWEGSPA is encoded by the coding sequence ATGACGACCCCCTCGAACGCCGGGCGCTTCAGCCCCCAGGCGGTGATCCGCCGCAAGCGCGACGGTGAGGAGCTGCACGCCGATGAGATCCGGCGGTTCGTCGCCGGTGTCACCGACGGGACGGTCGCCCCGGCGCAGCTGGGGGCGTTCACGATGGCGACCTACCTCAACGGGATGACGCCGGAGGAGACCATGTCGCTCGTGCTCGCGATGCGCGACTCCGGGAGCACGATCGACTGGCGCGACCACGGGGTGGACCCCCGCCTCGTGGTCGAGAAGCACTCCTCCGGCGGTGTCGGGGATGAGAAGGTGACCCTGCTCGTCGTGCCCATCCTCGCCGCGCTCGGCCTCGTGGTCCCCAACATGTCGGCGTGGGGCCTCGATTACTGCCCGGGCGAGTGCGACATGCTCGACGCGGTTCCCGGCTACGTCGCCCAGCCGCGCCTGGCCGAGTTCGCCGGCATCGTGGCGCGCACCGGCGGCGGCATCAGCGGCCCGACCCCGGATCTGGCGCCCGCGGACACCGAGATCTTCCGCGTGCGCGACGTGAGCGCGACGGTCGAGTCGGTCCCGCTGATCGCCGGGTCCATCCTCTCGAAGAAGCTGTCCGTCTCGCCCTCCGGTGTCGTCATCTCCGTCGGATGCGGCGATGGCGCGTTCATGCACACGCTCGACGAGGCCCGCTCCCTCGCGATCGCGATGCGCGACGTGCTCACGCGCGTCGGCATCCCGAGCGTCCTGCTCATCACGGATCTGGAGTCGGTGCTGGGCACGAGCGTGGGCAGCGCCGTGGAGATGCTCGAGGTGGTCGACTTCCTCACCGGGGCGGCGCGCGACCGACGGGTGCGGGAGCTCGTGGAGGCGCTCTGCGTGGAAGCGCTCGTGCTGACCGGACGGGTCGCCGATGCCGCGCGCGGCGCAGAGCTCGTCGCGGAGGCGCTCTCGTCCGGCGCCGCTGCGGCCAAGTTCGACGAGATCCTTCACGCGCAGGGCGGTCCGGCGGGCTTCACGGAGCGCGCAGCGGACATCCTTCCGGCTGCGGCGGTCGTGCGTCCCGTCCACGCGGGGAGTGACGGCTGGCTGGCGGGCATGAACACGACCGAGGTCGGGCTCACCCTCGTGCAGCTCGGCGGCGGCCGGGTCGAGCCCGGCGCGGCCATCGATGTCACCGTCGGCTTCACGGGGTTCGCGCAGATCGGTGATCCCCTGGACGAAAGCCACCCGATCTGCGTGCTCCACGCGCGTTCCGAGGAAGAATGGGAGGCAGCGGCCGCGCGTCTGCGTGCCGCGATGTCCGTCTCGGACACGTCGGTGCCGCAGGCCGGGTCGATCGTCCGCGAACGATGGGAGGGGAGCCCCGCGTGA